Proteins encoded within one genomic window of Bacteroidia bacterium:
- a CDS encoding restriction endonuclease, protein MGQKEKLTIEKLIEEAQIFCVEQSKIQHSELYGVTDGKAVGTLIEHKFQSHLNEKYEVVVGSSAKGIDLPSDDIQTDIKVTSIKQPQSSCPFKDAKQKIFGLGYNLLVFVYDKTDDTTTQAAILNFVSCSFVHKERTADYTTTFRLREMVKDGANEADIVAYLQDKNIPADEITLAKVAEQILQTPPEQGYLTISNALQWRLQYQRIVALTDDISGIEKIVSYNKPQ, encoded by the coding sequence ATGGGACAAAAAGAGAAATTAACGATAGAAAAACTGATAGAAGAAGCCCAAATATTCTGTGTTGAACAATCAAAAATTCAACACAGCGAACTTTATGGCGTAACAGACGGAAAAGCAGTAGGAACACTTATTGAACACAAATTTCAATCACATCTCAACGAAAAATACGAAGTCGTTGTAGGTTCATCTGCAAAAGGAATAGACTTGCCATCTGACGACATTCAAACGGACATAAAAGTAACTTCAATTAAGCAACCACAATCTTCTTGTCCTTTCAAAGACGCTAAACAAAAGATTTTCGGACTTGGCTACAATCTTCTTGTGTTTGTTTACGATAAAACAGACGACACGACAACCCAAGCCGCAATCTTAAATTTTGTAAGTTGTTCGTTTGTTCATAAAGAACGGACAGCCGATTACACGACAACTTTCCGTTTGCGTGAAATGGTAAAAGACGGTGCAAATGAAGCCGACATTGTTGCTTACTTGCAAGACAAAAACATTCCTGCGGACGAAATTACGTTAGCAAAAGTTGCTGAACAGATTTTGCAGACACCACCCGAACAAGGTTACTTGACCATCTCCAATGCTTTGCAATGGCGATTGCAATATCAAAGAATTGTTGCCTTAACAGACGACATTTCGGGAATTGAAAAAATTGTAAGCTACAATAAACCGCAATGA